One segment of Vagococcus martis DNA contains the following:
- the gatB gene encoding Asp-tRNA(Asn)/Glu-tRNA(Gln) amidotransferase subunit GatB, whose amino-acid sequence MNFETVIGLEVHVELKTESKIFSTSAAHFGADPNTNTNVIDFSMPGVLPVLNRGALEYGMKAALALNCKINHHTNFDRKNYFYPDNPKAYQISQDDKPIGYDGWVEIEVEGKKKKIRIERVHLEEDAGKNIHGTDGYSYVDLNRQGTPLIEIVSEADMRSPEEAYAYLEAIRSIIQFTGVSDVKMEEGSMRCDANISLRPYGQEKFGTKAELKNLNSLNYVKQGLAFEEQRQAKVLMSGGIIQQETRRYDESTKSTILMRVKEGASDYRYFPEPDIPSIDISEEWVEEIRASLPEMPAARRIRYVSELGLPEYDAMVLTLSSDMSDFFDATVNNGADAKQASNWLMGEVSAYLNSEHLELLETKLTPENLAGMINLIADGTISSKIAKKVFKELIENGGDAKEVVEAKGLVQLSDPAQLLPMINDVLDKNEQSIEDFKNGKDRAVGFLVGQIMKATKGKANPGVVNKLLKEELLKR is encoded by the coding sequence GTGAATTTTGAAACAGTCATTGGGTTAGAAGTCCATGTGGAATTAAAAACCGAATCAAAAATCTTTTCAACGTCTGCCGCTCACTTTGGTGCAGATCCAAATACTAATACAAACGTGATTGATTTTTCAATGCCAGGTGTTTTACCTGTTTTAAATAGAGGCGCACTTGAATATGGTATGAAAGCAGCATTAGCACTTAACTGTAAAATCAACCATCACACAAATTTTGATAGAAAAAACTATTTCTATCCTGATAATCCAAAAGCTTACCAAATTTCTCAAGATGACAAACCAATCGGCTATGATGGTTGGGTTGAAATAGAAGTAGAAGGTAAAAAGAAAAAAATCCGTATTGAACGTGTGCATTTAGAAGAAGATGCGGGTAAAAATATTCATGGTACTGATGGTTATTCATATGTTGATTTAAACCGTCAAGGCACACCACTTATTGAGATTGTCTCTGAAGCAGATATGCGTTCACCTGAAGAAGCCTATGCTTATTTAGAAGCCATTCGCTCAATTATCCAGTTTACTGGTGTTAGTGATGTGAAAATGGAAGAAGGGTCAATGCGTTGTGATGCCAATATTTCTCTAAGACCTTATGGACAAGAAAAATTTGGAACAAAAGCAGAACTTAAAAACTTGAACTCACTTAACTACGTGAAACAAGGACTTGCTTTTGAAGAACAACGTCAAGCAAAAGTGTTAATGTCAGGTGGCATTATCCAACAAGAAACACGTCGTTATGATGAATCAACTAAATCAACTATCTTGATGCGTGTTAAAGAAGGAGCAAGTGATTACCGTTACTTCCCAGAACCAGATATTCCATCAATTGATATTAGTGAAGAATGGGTGGAAGAAATCAGAGCATCATTACCAGAGATGCCAGCAGCCAGACGTATTCGTTATGTGAGTGAACTCGGTTTACCTGAATACGATGCAATGGTATTGACTCTATCTAGTGATATGTCAGACTTCTTTGATGCAACAGTGAATAACGGAGCAGATGCTAAACAGGCCTCTAACTGGTTAATGGGTGAAGTGTCAGCTTACTTAAATAGCGAGCACTTAGAGTTACTTGAAACAAAACTAACACCAGAAAATCTTGCTGGTATGATTAACTTAATCGCTGATGGAACAATTAGTTCTAAAATTGCGAAAAAAGTCTTTAAAGAATTAATCGAAAACGGTGGCGACGCTAAAGAAGTCGTTGAAGCAAAAGGATTAGTCCAATTATCTGATCCAGCGCAATTATTACCAATGATTAATGACGTCTTGGACAAAAATGAACAGTCAATCGAAGACTTTAAAAATGGAAAAGATCGTGCCGTTGGGTTCTTAGTTGGTCAAATTATGAAAGCAACAAAAGGAAAAGCAAATCCAGGAGTCGTGAACAAATTACTAAAAGAGGAATTATTGAAACGTTAA
- the ligA gene encoding NAD-dependent DNA ligase LigA has protein sequence MTILGIDEATKRVGELRHTLNEWARAYYVKDAPLVSDHEYDKLYKELVSLEEQFPELVTSDSITQRVGGKLLDGFQKVEHTTPMMSLSNAFNEQDLRDFDKRVRKGTSKPISYMVELKIDGLAINLTYDNGQFVQGATRGDGVVGEDITQNLRTVHSIPLSLQTPVTLDVRGECFMPKESFVRLNEERDKDGESVFANPRNAAAGSLRQLDSSVTAKRQLSTFLYTIANPEELGLTTQTDALDYLDSLGFKTNHQRELCATIDDVWQYIVEFSDKRHTLDYEIDGIVIKVNDFDAQNELGYTVKAPKWAIAYKFPAEEVQTVLRDIEWTVGRTGVVTPTAVMDPVQLAGTTVSRASLHNCDLIAEKDIRLLDTVVIHKAGDIIPEVTQVVLDKRPEDSQTYEFPTHCPTCDAELERIESEVALRCLNPACPAQIKEGLNHFVSRNAMNIDGLGPRVLEQMYEKELVKQAADLYYLTQEQLLTLDKIKEKSANNILEAIANSKGNSLERLLFGLGIQHVGSKAAKIISSEFGTIDKIIEADKEDIFTIDTIGPVMADSITKYFSIPETLEQIDKLKQAGVNMTYLGVTKEDITSIESPFKDKIIVLTGSLTQFKRAEAKQKIESLGGKVTGSVSKKTDIVVAGEEAGSKLTKAQELGIDVWSEQQMVDAINASHKTE, from the coding sequence GTGACCATTTTGGGTATTGATGAGGCAACAAAACGTGTGGGCGAGTTACGTCACACTTTAAATGAATGGGCACGCGCTTATTATGTGAAAGATGCGCCACTCGTTAGTGACCATGAATATGATAAGTTATACAAAGAATTAGTGAGTTTAGAAGAGCAGTTTCCAGAACTTGTAACAAGTGACTCTATCACGCAACGAGTGGGTGGAAAATTACTCGACGGGTTTCAAAAAGTCGAGCACACGACACCGATGATGAGTTTAAGTAATGCCTTTAACGAGCAAGACTTACGTGATTTTGATAAACGCGTGAGAAAAGGCACGAGCAAACCAATTAGTTACATGGTAGAATTAAAGATTGACGGCTTGGCGATTAATTTAACTTATGATAATGGACAATTTGTTCAAGGTGCAACTCGTGGAGATGGTGTTGTAGGTGAGGACATTACGCAAAATTTGCGTACCGTTCATTCTATTCCATTATCACTGCAAACACCTGTGACACTTGACGTTCGTGGTGAGTGTTTTATGCCAAAAGAGTCGTTCGTTAGATTAAACGAGGAACGTGACAAAGACGGCGAAAGTGTGTTTGCGAATCCGCGTAATGCAGCAGCGGGGAGTTTACGTCAACTTGATTCATCTGTCACAGCCAAACGTCAGTTAAGTACGTTTTTATATACGATTGCTAATCCTGAAGAATTAGGATTAACCACCCAAACAGACGCATTAGATTATCTAGATAGTTTAGGGTTTAAAACCAATCATCAACGTGAACTTTGTGCCACGATTGATGACGTGTGGCAATACATTGTCGAATTTAGCGACAAACGTCACACGCTTGATTATGAAATTGATGGTATCGTGATTAAAGTCAATGACTTTGACGCGCAAAATGAATTAGGTTATACAGTAAAAGCGCCTAAATGGGCGATTGCGTATAAGTTTCCGGCCGAAGAAGTTCAAACTGTCTTGCGAGACATCGAGTGGACAGTTGGACGAACAGGTGTTGTGACACCAACTGCGGTGATGGATCCGGTACAATTAGCTGGAACAACCGTTTCTCGAGCGAGTTTACATAATTGTGATTTGATCGCTGAAAAAGACATTCGATTATTGGATACAGTCGTGATTCATAAAGCTGGAGATATAATTCCTGAAGTCACACAAGTTGTGTTAGATAAGCGACCTGAAGACAGTCAGACGTATGAGTTTCCAACACATTGTCCAACATGTGATGCTGAGTTGGAACGCATCGAGTCAGAAGTGGCATTAAGATGTTTAAATCCAGCCTGTCCAGCTCAAATCAAAGAAGGACTGAATCACTTTGTGTCGCGAAATGCGATGAATATTGATGGCTTAGGTCCTCGTGTGTTAGAGCAAATGTATGAAAAAGAATTGGTAAAACAAGCCGCTGATTTATACTATCTAACACAAGAGCAATTATTAACGCTTGATAAAATCAAAGAAAAATCAGCGAATAATATTTTAGAAGCCATTGCAAATAGCAAAGGCAATTCATTAGAGCGATTGTTGTTTGGTTTAGGGATTCAACATGTTGGCTCAAAAGCCGCTAAAATTATTTCAAGTGAATTTGGTACGATTGATAAAATTATCGAAGCAGATAAAGAAGATATTTTTACGATTGATACGATTGGACCAGTGATGGCTGATAGTATTACCAAATATTTCTCGATTCCAGAAACATTGGAACAAATTGACAAACTAAAACAAGCTGGGGTAAATATGACGTATCTTGGTGTGACAAAAGAAGACATCACATCAATCGAGTCCCCGTTTAAAGATAAAATAATTGTCTTAACCGGAAGTTTGACACAATTTAAACGAGCTGAAGCCAAACAAAAGATTGAGTCGTTAGGTGGAAAAGTGACGGGTAGTGTGTCGAAAAAAACGGATATTGTTGTTGCTGGCGAGGAAGCTGGTAGCAAGTTAACCAAAGCACAAGAATTAGGAATTGACGTTTGGAGCGAACAACAAATGGTTGATGCCATAAACGCGTCACATAAAACAGAGTAA
- the gatA gene encoding Asp-tRNA(Asn)/Glu-tRNA(Gln) amidotransferase subunit GatA — MTELQQLTVKQLSDALNKKELSSQEIVKSGFDYIKETEPTIDAFITLSEEKALAEAKKIDDSPRSELTPLAGIPIGIKDNIVTKDVLTTAASKMLYNFNPIYSATAVEKLESAGLVSMGKLNMDEFAMGSSTETSYFKKTKNAWDQTKVPGGSSGGSAASVAAGQVPASLGSDTGGSIRQPASFNGIVGMKPTYGRVSRYGLIAFSSSLDQIGPMTRTVEDNAMILNAISGHDAKDSTSSRRDTPDFTNLIGQDIKDMKIGVPKEFMGEGVHPDIRHAVKEAVKTFEALGATVDEVSLPNAVYGVEVYYIIASSEASSNLQRFDGIRYGYRSENISNLEDVYVNSRSEGFGSEVKRRIMLGTFSLSAGFYDAYFRKAGQVRTLIVNDFKKVFENYDLILGPVSPTVAFEFGAAQDDPITAYMRDILTIPVNLAGLPGMSVPGGFSEGLPIGIQLIGNHFDEEKMYQAAYAFEQATDFHKKQPVILGGKA, encoded by the coding sequence ATGACTGAGTTACAACAATTAACAGTAAAACAACTAAGTGATGCATTAAATAAAAAAGAATTAAGCTCACAAGAGATTGTAAAAAGTGGGTTTGATTACATCAAAGAAACAGAGCCAACGATTGATGCGTTTATCACATTAAGTGAAGAAAAAGCATTAGCAGAAGCGAAAAAAATTGATGACTCACCACGTAGTGAATTAACACCTTTAGCTGGTATTCCAATTGGGATTAAAGATAATATCGTGACAAAAGACGTGTTAACAACCGCAGCAAGTAAAATGTTGTACAATTTTAACCCAATTTATTCTGCGACGGCAGTAGAAAAATTAGAATCAGCTGGACTTGTGTCTATGGGTAAATTAAACATGGATGAGTTTGCGATGGGGTCTTCAACTGAAACTTCTTACTTCAAGAAAACAAAAAATGCATGGGACCAAACAAAAGTACCTGGTGGCTCTTCAGGAGGGTCTGCTGCGAGTGTGGCAGCTGGACAAGTTCCTGCATCATTAGGGAGTGACACAGGTGGAAGTATCCGCCAACCAGCGTCATTTAACGGTATCGTGGGGATGAAACCAACTTATGGACGCGTTTCTCGTTATGGGTTAATTGCCTTTTCATCAAGTTTAGACCAAATTGGGCCAATGACTCGTACGGTGGAAGACAACGCCATGATTTTAAATGCCATTTCTGGACATGATGCAAAAGACAGCACAAGTTCTCGTCGTGACACACCAGATTTTACAAACTTAATTGGTCAAGACATCAAGGACATGAAAATTGGGGTACCAAAAGAATTCATGGGTGAAGGGGTTCATCCTGATATTCGTCATGCAGTAAAAGAAGCGGTGAAAACATTTGAAGCGCTTGGTGCAACAGTGGACGAAGTTAGTTTACCAAATGCGGTTTATGGCGTGGAAGTTTACTATATTATTGCTTCATCAGAAGCGTCATCAAACTTACAACGTTTTGATGGTATTCGCTATGGTTACCGTTCAGAAAATATTTCAAACTTAGAAGACGTATATGTTAACTCACGTTCTGAAGGATTTGGTTCCGAAGTGAAACGTCGTATTATGCTTGGAACATTCTCTCTAAGTGCTGGATTTTATGATGCATACTTTAGAAAAGCTGGACAAGTTCGTACCTTGATTGTCAATGACTTTAAAAAAGTCTTTGAAAACTACGACTTGATTTTAGGACCAGTATCACCAACTGTGGCATTTGAATTTGGTGCTGCTCAAGATGATCCAATCACAGCTTACATGCGTGATATTTTGACAATTCCAGTTAACTTAGCTGGCCTACCAGGGATGAGTGTTCCTGGCGGATTTTCTGAAGGATTACCAATTGGGATTCAATTAATCGGAAATCATTTTGATGAAGAAAAAATGTATCAAGCAGCTTATGCGTTTGAACAAGCAACTGATTTCCATAAAAAACAACCTGTTATTTTAGGAGGTAAAGCATAG
- the gatC gene encoding Asp-tRNA(Asn)/Glu-tRNA(Gln) amidotransferase subunit GatC → MAISKEEVLHVAKLSKLRFSDSELDEMTKHLGKVTDMMANLSQVDTTDVPFTSSVTEETNVFREDIAIKGESRDELFSNVPETQDGYIKVPAIMDNGEAGA, encoded by the coding sequence ATGGCAATTTCAAAAGAAGAAGTACTACACGTAGCAAAATTATCGAAATTACGTTTTTCAGATAGTGAATTAGATGAGATGACAAAACATTTAGGGAAAGTTACTGACATGATGGCAAATTTAAGCCAAGTCGACACAACAGATGTGCCATTTACTTCAAGTGTGACAGAAGAAACAAATGTCTTTAGAGAAGACATCGCCATTAAAGGTGAAAGCCGTGACGAATTATTTAGCAATGTTCCTGAAACACAAGATGGTTACATTAAAGTGCCAGCAATCATGGATAACGGGGAGGCAGGAGCATAA